One Fundidesulfovibrio putealis DSM 16056 DNA segment encodes these proteins:
- a CDS encoding type II secretion system F family protein has protein sequence MASFSYQVLNDAGRTISGTLEADNVDQARQKLMALGYIPISVRGGKTKGGFERWLDDFQTNTTSVTLKDLILFTKQFRTMVQAGLSILELLRILEEQTENRKLKRVCGEMGAEIKKGKTLSEAFAGHPKVFPDLYRHMIAAGEQSGSLPEVLDRLIYLIVHEHKVKSDIRSALQYPITVLIALGLAFYVLLTFVIPKFIVTFKKAQIDLPTPTVIAIGMYEFFDAYGYYLLAAVIVGLFLFARFLKTKKGRLWWDALWLRVPIFGPLFTKAAMARFSSIFAILQSSGLSVLAVLDILENTIGNAAIALEFSKIKEMLKEGRGLSAPLRQAKFFTPMVINMVAVGEETGNLVEMLMAVSEHYDSEVEYAVSSLSEAINPILIVGLAGIIGFFAMAIFLPMWDLTKMVKS, from the coding sequence ATGGCCTCTTTCTCCTATCAGGTACTTAACGACGCAGGGCGCACCATTTCGGGAACCCTTGAGGCCGACAACGTCGACCAGGCCCGCCAGAAGCTCATGGCCCTGGGCTACATCCCCATCTCGGTCAGGGGCGGCAAGACCAAGGGCGGCTTCGAGCGCTGGCTGGACGACTTCCAGACCAACACCACCTCCGTCACCCTGAAGGACCTCATCCTCTTTACCAAGCAGTTCCGCACCATGGTCCAGGCGGGCCTGTCCATCCTGGAGCTTTTGCGCATCCTGGAGGAGCAGACCGAGAACCGCAAACTCAAGCGCGTGTGCGGCGAAATGGGTGCGGAGATCAAGAAAGGCAAGACCCTCTCGGAGGCCTTCGCGGGCCACCCCAAGGTTTTCCCGGACCTGTACCGGCACATGATCGCCGCTGGCGAGCAGTCCGGCTCGCTGCCCGAGGTGCTGGACCGGCTCATCTACCTCATCGTGCACGAGCACAAGGTCAAGTCGGACATACGCTCGGCCCTGCAGTACCCCATCACCGTGCTGATCGCCCTTGGCCTGGCCTTCTACGTGCTCCTGACCTTCGTCATCCCCAAGTTCATCGTCACCTTCAAGAAGGCCCAGATCGACCTGCCCACCCCCACGGTCATCGCCATCGGCATGTACGAGTTCTTCGACGCCTACGGCTATTACCTGCTGGCTGCGGTCATCGTGGGCCTGTTCCTCTTCGCGCGGTTCCTGAAGACCAAAAAGGGACGCCTGTGGTGGGACGCCCTGTGGCTGCGCGTGCCCATCTTCGGCCCGCTGTTCACCAAGGCGGCCATGGCGCGGTTCTCTTCCATCTTCGCCATCCTCCAGTCCAGCGGCCTCTCGGTGCTGGCGGTGCTGGACATCCTGGAGAACACCATCGGCAACGCCGCCATCGCCCTGGAGTTCTCCAAGATCAAGGAGATGCTCAAGGAGGGGCGCGGCCTGTCCGCACCGCTTCGCCAGGCCAAGTTCTTCACGCCCATGGTGATCAACATGGTGGCCGTGGGCGAAGAGACAGGCAACCTCGTGGAAATGCTCATGGCCGTTTCCGAGCACTACGATTCCGAGGTGGAGTACGCGGTCAGCAGCCTTTCCGAGGCCATCAACCCCATCCTGATCGTCGGCCTGGCTGGGATCATCGGCTTTTTCGCCATGGCCATCTTCCTGCCCATGTGGGACCTGACCAAGATGGTGAAATCATGA
- a CDS encoding tetratricopeptide repeat protein produces MVPENSWFRSVTGLPVFLLLAGMAACMAYWPIIAYDHDLFYHLAGGRYIFEHLRLPDTPYFSYLTSPEAWVDYYWLHQVILYGLFKMGGYEILAVGRAVLFGATAWIVYRYLKAQAGEGNGTLGLLVLALTAAYAGAVLPRDLLLRPHAYSYLGIVLFQFIINQKPRAAWWLPVAAVFWMNLHGVEYPVMLLLCGAYLAEYFVPKIFKRPVPAQARELRWPLILCMYAVLATPAGTGLLLKPFSAPLFHELVIGELKATRLSELVVFSLYPVGNVMVSLSNLLIVFLTIGSVFLLTVRRLRLSRAILLVGGLLLLPQSRRFTYEYVLLLLPVAGDLLAYGSRKFRDVSWKIVLPAGLALSVAMLLVTAAYMGPRGKYPLANSNIPVGVCEFLQKEGPGGRILNEPNSGGYLVWKLHPKYSLFMDMETMLFSSFDFFLSHNFSQDKTLLKYLVDRYSPAFIMTTVQEAGSKETFESQKHFIPVFIDEYAVLFADSRQNPALVEKYALRHLALNGNISADYQAMTPEQRAGALAESLRMLAVHPTGLTTNAVAAKVFMADGKAQQAMPHADAIIENHPESFLGYTLKAQAAFELGNYDTAVDLNRKALTFASVAEAPSVRKNLYAAYVRLENYPKAYETLKEAVNPMSILTPAKDLYDLGLVAASSGRGKEGLLLLDMALAKSPPENAEFIAKARELRDKLAKAIGR; encoded by the coding sequence ATGGTTCCTGAGAACTCCTGGTTTCGTTCCGTCACCGGCCTGCCGGTGTTCCTGCTGCTGGCCGGGATGGCCGCCTGCATGGCCTACTGGCCGATAATCGCCTACGATCACGACCTGTTCTACCATCTGGCCGGGGGCCGCTACATCTTCGAGCACCTGCGCCTGCCGGACACGCCCTACTTCTCCTACCTGACCTCCCCCGAAGCCTGGGTGGATTACTACTGGCTGCATCAGGTTATCCTCTACGGCCTCTTCAAGATGGGCGGCTACGAGATACTGGCCGTGGGCAGGGCCGTGCTGTTCGGGGCCACGGCCTGGATCGTGTACAGATACCTGAAGGCGCAGGCTGGCGAAGGCAACGGGACGCTTGGGCTTCTGGTGCTCGCGCTCACCGCCGCGTACGCCGGGGCGGTCCTCCCGCGCGACCTGCTGCTTCGACCCCACGCCTACTCCTACCTGGGCATCGTCTTGTTCCAGTTCATCATCAACCAGAAGCCCCGCGCCGCATGGTGGCTGCCCGTAGCCGCCGTGTTCTGGATGAACCTGCACGGCGTGGAGTATCCGGTCATGCTGCTTTTATGCGGCGCGTATCTTGCCGAATACTTCGTGCCCAAGATCTTCAAGCGCCCGGTTCCGGCCCAGGCCAGGGAGCTGCGCTGGCCGCTGATCCTGTGCATGTACGCGGTGCTTGCCACCCCGGCTGGCACCGGCCTGCTGCTCAAGCCCTTCTCGGCCCCGCTCTTCCACGAGCTGGTCATTGGAGAACTCAAGGCCACCCGGCTGAGCGAGCTGGTTGTGTTCTCGCTCTACCCCGTGGGCAACGTGATGGTCTCGCTCTCCAACCTGCTCATCGTGTTTCTCACCATCGGCTCCGTCTTTCTGCTCACCGTGCGCAGGCTGCGCCTATCCAGGGCCATCCTTCTGGTCGGGGGGCTTCTTCTGCTGCCGCAGTCGAGGCGCTTCACCTACGAGTACGTCCTGCTGCTGCTGCCCGTGGCCGGGGACCTGCTGGCCTACGGCAGCCGCAAGTTCCGGGACGTTTCCTGGAAGATCGTGCTGCCAGCCGGGCTGGCCCTGTCCGTGGCCATGCTGCTGGTGACCGCCGCCTACATGGGACCACGGGGCAAGTATCCGCTGGCCAACAGCAACATTCCCGTGGGCGTCTGCGAATTCCTGCAAAAAGAGGGACCGGGCGGGCGCATCCTGAACGAGCCCAACTCCGGCGGCTATCTCGTCTGGAAGCTGCACCCCAAGTACAGCCTGTTCATGGACATGGAGACCATGCTGTTCTCCAGCTTCGATTTCTTCCTGAGCCACAACTTCAGCCAGGACAAGACACTGCTCAAGTATCTCGTGGACCGCTACTCGCCAGCGTTCATCATGACGACAGTCCAGGAAGCGGGATCCAAGGAAACTTTTGAATCGCAGAAGCACTTCATCCCCGTGTTCATCGACGAATACGCTGTCCTCTTTGCCGACTCCCGGCAGAATCCCGCCCTGGTGGAGAAGTACGCTCTCCGGCATCTGGCGCTCAACGGCAACATCAGCGCGGACTATCAGGCAATGACTCCCGAACAGCGGGCCGGAGCCTTGGCGGAAAGCCTGCGAATGCTGGCCGTGCACCCTACCGGCCTGACCACCAACGCGGTGGCCGCCAAGGTCTTCATGGCTGACGGCAAGGCCCAGCAGGCCATGCCCCATGCGGACGCGATCATCGAGAACCACCCGGAGAGCTTCCTGGGCTACACCTTGAAGGCCCAGGCCGCCTTCGAGCTAGGAAACTACGACACCGCAGTGGATCTCAACCGCAAGGCCCTGACATTCGCCAGCGTCGCCGAAGCTCCCAGCGTGCGCAAGAACCTGTACGCAGCGTACGTTCGCCTGGAGAATTATCCCAAAGCTTACGAGACGCTCAAGGAGGCCGTGAACCCCATGTCCATCCTGACGCCAGCCAAGGATCTTTATGACCTCGGGCTGGTGGCCGCTTCTTCCGGACGCGGCAAGGAAGGCCTGCTTCTCCTGGACATGGCCCTGGCCAAGTCTCCCCCTGAAAATGCGGAGTTCATCGCCAAGGCCCGCGAGCTGCGCGACAAGCTTGCCAAAGCCATAGGGCGCTGA
- a CDS encoding AAA family ATPase, protein MRYFELLNLRREPFSNSPDPELFYRAKQHRECLQALEIAIRLKRGLSVVTGHVGTGKTTLCRQLIRVLSDRQGVVTHLVLDPYFSDAREFLVHLNGLFGVDAAEAHAVSDWQLRENIKNALLTLAVEEDRLVILIVDEGQKMSLECLEILRELLNFETNEHKLLQIVIFGQLEFEPILEAKANLADRVNLRFRLGPLDFQDTRELIQARIAMCSKDISPEGLFSFWAFLAVYLATDGFPRQIVQLCHQALLAVIIKERPRVTWGVVRSCMRWRTLGLPRRRRWPWLAGAALALIVALAGAGIYFGYAPVSAERLRGITSGVKLPDVASWFASAPAAEKPGVAPQTPDASTPPPAASGAASGAGIGQQVQHPAGAPVSAQSAGSPQAQTAAPEQNQPAALADAAAPEQPALTETEAARTQAEDSQPARESGHEPGPPRFTGVRASSQDGSETLEILTSKPVERFEVAFKPNPARILVDLMGPWERRADRELPVGTARLDKVRTAVQPDKLRVAVYLKDASAGPFQPKVEKTPQGLKVILK, encoded by the coding sequence ATGCGTTATTTCGAGCTTCTCAACCTGCGCCGCGAGCCCTTTTCCAACTCGCCGGACCCGGAGCTGTTCTACCGCGCCAAGCAGCACCGCGAATGCCTCCAGGCCCTGGAGATCGCCATCCGCCTCAAGCGGGGCCTCTCCGTGGTTACCGGGCACGTGGGCACCGGCAAGACCACCCTGTGCCGCCAGCTCATCCGCGTGCTGAGCGACCGCCAGGGCGTGGTGACGCATCTGGTGCTGGATCCGTACTTCTCCGACGCCCGCGAGTTCCTGGTGCACCTGAACGGCCTCTTCGGCGTGGACGCGGCCGAGGCCCACGCCGTGAGCGACTGGCAGCTGCGCGAGAACATCAAGAACGCGCTGCTCACCCTGGCCGTGGAGGAAGACCGGCTGGTGATCCTCATCGTGGACGAGGGCCAGAAGATGAGTCTGGAGTGCCTGGAGATCCTGCGCGAGCTCCTGAACTTCGAGACCAACGAGCACAAGCTGTTGCAGATCGTGATTTTCGGGCAGCTGGAGTTCGAGCCGATACTCGAAGCCAAGGCCAACCTGGCCGATCGGGTGAACCTGCGCTTCCGGCTTGGCCCCCTGGACTTCCAGGACACGCGCGAGCTCATCCAGGCGCGCATCGCCATGTGCTCCAAGGACATCTCGCCAGAGGGGCTGTTCAGCTTCTGGGCCTTCCTGGCTGTGTACCTGGCAACAGACGGCTTCCCGCGACAGATCGTGCAGCTGTGCCATCAGGCGCTTCTGGCGGTCATCATCAAGGAGAGGCCCCGCGTCACCTGGGGCGTGGTGCGCAGTTGCATGCGCTGGCGCACCCTGGGGCTTCCCAGGCGCAGGCGCTGGCCCTGGCTGGCCGGTGCGGCCCTGGCCCTGATCGTGGCCCTGGCCGGCGCCGGGATCTATTTCGGATACGCGCCCGTCAGCGCCGAGAGGCTGAGGGGCATTACCTCCGGGGTAAAGCTGCCGGACGTGGCCTCCTGGTTCGCCTCCGCCCCGGCGGCAGAGAAACCTGGCGTTGCCCCGCAGACGCCGGATGCATCCACGCCCCCGCCCGCAGCTTCCGGAGCCGCTTCAGGTGCAGGTATCGGCCAGCAGGTCCAGCACCCTGCCGGAGCGCCCGTGAGCGCCCAGAGCGCTGGCAGCCCGCAGGCGCAGACCGCCGCACCGGAACAGAACCAGCCAGCCGCGCTGGCTGATGCTGCCGCCCCGGAACAGCCCGCCCTGACGGAAACTGAAGCCGCCAGGACTCAGGCCGAAGACTCCCAGCCTGCCCGCGAGTCCGGACATGAACCAGGACCGCCCCGCTTCACCGGCGTGCGCGCATCCTCCCAGGACGGCTCAGAAACCCTGGAGATCCTCACGAGCAAGCCTGTCGAGCGCTTCGAGGTCGCCTTCAAGCCAAATCCCGCACGCATCCTGGTGGACCTGATGGGTCCCTGGGAGCGCCGCGCGGACCGGGAGCTTCCCGTGGGCACCGCCCGGCTTGACAAAGTGCGTACGGCAGTACAACCAGATAAGCTGAGGGTGGCGGTCTATCTCAAGGACGCCTCGGCAGGGCCTTTCCAGCCGAAGGTGGAAAAGACGCCTCAGGGACTTAAGGTCATCCTCAAGTAA
- the pilQ gene encoding type IV pilus secretin PilQ — MIRNHSDKRRAAIWTPGLLLALALAVLLGACAKPQPDPFLEKWEKKAEDVKDNTYAPQPRKVDFSEVQVKAPDKPIDMKPKRNLPTMRVSLNFYNTDLQAVLRSMARIANQNIILSASLQAPENQGKHKVNLNVSETPWDQAFDSILNANGLSYDWDGEIIRVMTLEDMKGQNDMKMAIANKMVQVERIKAVEPVVTVKVQVNYADVEELERTMQGYLYPKKADSGKGGEGGAGGGESKSGDTATELPGRIKGFVVADKHSNSIIIQANREHAEMLVKLVEKLDEPRLQVHLKAFIVEASRDNLFDLGFQWGGFFRTSADANGNRGYVLSGNNTEVAADGTRTLTPIYGLGPASYGYAFNYPASITPTGTGLGSQGTALNFMWGMLNDNILQLQLTALAREGKINIVSEPSLTTLDNMTAFTENGERIPFVTVSQNGTNVQFVDAVLRLEMTPHVIDDKNLRMKIVLKNDEVVTDQTRWVMGNPPIRKKETNTTLIVEDGATIIIAGLAKNSKTDGEQGVPGLKDVPGAGYLFKNTSKQSTKQDILVFITPTVLKKRDPAQAQTPLTPSGPAPTGQAPQAPKAPAGSPERQPIPLGQAPATPQTGRPGS; from the coding sequence ATGATCCGCAATCACAGCGACAAGCGCCGCGCGGCGATCTGGACGCCGGGGCTCCTCTTGGCCCTGGCCCTGGCCGTGCTTCTGGGCGCATGCGCCAAGCCACAGCCAGACCCCTTCCTGGAGAAGTGGGAGAAGAAGGCCGAGGACGTAAAAGACAACACCTACGCCCCGCAGCCGCGCAAAGTCGACTTTTCCGAGGTGCAGGTGAAAGCCCCGGACAAGCCCATCGACATGAAACCCAAGCGCAACCTGCCCACCATGCGGGTGTCGCTCAACTTCTACAACACCGACCTCCAGGCCGTGCTGCGCTCCATGGCGCGCATCGCCAACCAGAACATCATTCTGTCCGCGTCGCTCCAGGCCCCCGAGAACCAGGGCAAGCACAAGGTCAACCTGAACGTCAGCGAGACGCCCTGGGACCAGGCCTTCGACTCCATCCTGAACGCCAACGGCCTGAGCTACGACTGGGACGGCGAGATCATCCGCGTCATGACCCTCGAGGACATGAAGGGCCAGAACGACATGAAGATGGCCATCGCCAACAAGATGGTCCAGGTGGAGCGCATCAAGGCCGTGGAGCCCGTGGTCACGGTGAAGGTGCAGGTGAACTACGCCGACGTGGAGGAACTCGAGCGCACCATGCAGGGCTACCTGTACCCCAAGAAGGCCGATTCGGGCAAAGGCGGGGAAGGCGGCGCTGGCGGGGGTGAATCCAAGAGCGGCGACACGGCCACGGAACTGCCGGGGCGCATCAAGGGCTTCGTGGTGGCCGACAAGCACTCCAACTCCATCATCATCCAGGCCAACCGGGAGCACGCGGAGATGCTCGTGAAGCTGGTGGAGAAACTGGACGAGCCGCGCCTGCAGGTGCACCTGAAGGCCTTCATCGTGGAGGCCAGCCGTGACAACCTCTTCGACCTGGGCTTCCAGTGGGGCGGCTTCTTCAGGACGTCCGCAGACGCCAACGGCAACCGGGGCTACGTGCTGTCTGGCAACAACACCGAAGTCGCCGCCGATGGCACCCGCACCCTGACGCCCATCTACGGCCTGGGACCGGCAAGCTACGGCTACGCCTTCAACTATCCCGCCTCCATCACGCCCACGGGCACGGGCCTTGGCTCGCAGGGCACGGCGCTCAACTTCATGTGGGGCATGTTGAACGACAACATCCTCCAGTTGCAGCTCACGGCGCTGGCCAGGGAGGGCAAGATCAACATCGTGTCCGAGCCGTCGCTCACCACCCTGGACAACATGACCGCCTTTACGGAGAACGGCGAGCGCATCCCCTTCGTCACCGTGTCCCAGAACGGCACCAACGTGCAGTTCGTGGACGCCGTGCTGCGCCTGGAGATGACCCCCCACGTCATCGACGACAAGAACCTGCGCATGAAGATCGTCCTAAAGAACGACGAGGTGGTCACCGACCAGACCCGCTGGGTCATGGGCAACCCGCCCATCCGCAAGAAAGAGACCAACACCACGCTCATCGTGGAGGACGGCGCGACCATCATCATCGCAGGACTGGCCAAGAACTCCAAGACCGACGGCGAGCAGGGCGTCCCAGGCCTGAAGGACGTCCCCGGCGCGGGCTATCTGTTCAAGAACACCAGCAAGCAGAGCACCAAGCAGGACATCCTGGTGTTCATAACGCCCACGGTGCTCAAAAAACGCGACCCGGCCCAGGCCCAGACGCCCCTGACCCCTTCCGGCCCCGCGCCTACCGGCCAGGCTCCCCAGGCGCCTAAAGCCCCCGCAGGCTCCCCCGAGCGCCAGCCCATCCCCCTGGGACAAGCCCCCGCAACCCCGCAGACAGGACGGCCCGGCAGCTGA
- a CDS encoding sigma-54 interaction domain-containing protein produces MIDRLRVDISVGVLIPFILGGLAALCVLGMDAALSLGAFSGFSPTAQGYLTAAVTGCAVSGVALLLGRLVLRPIKAFLARAKELPMLKEPAEKMEQARGAEIEALAQMFEHVTHVLGSLDAKALFPGIIGESRALRGVLAQVAKVAPSEATVLLTGESGTGKDLFANTLHTHSKRRDMPFVAVNCAAIPPGLMESELFGHEKGAFTGAIAAKKGKFEQASGGTLFLDEIGDMPVETQAKILRALENGESERVGGDKLIRFNVRLVAATNKNLQEMIGRGEFREDLFHRLNVFPLQLPPLRIRPEDIPLLANHFLERFGPSLALSSEALQLLMAHSWPGNVRELRNTLERAAVLAGEDGVVLPEHLPAQVRLVQASQPQMPVMPESRAKDLDERLQEIEKSLIIAALIKSHGVQVRAAEMLGIKERSLWHRVKKFGLDPASYKRD; encoded by the coding sequence ATGATCGACCGCCTGCGGGTGGACATCTCGGTGGGCGTTCTCATCCCGTTCATCCTGGGCGGGCTTGCCGCGCTGTGCGTCCTTGGGATGGACGCGGCCTTGAGCCTGGGAGCTTTCAGTGGATTCTCCCCCACCGCGCAGGGCTACCTGACCGCCGCCGTCACCGGGTGCGCCGTATCCGGCGTGGCCCTGTTGCTCGGCAGGCTGGTGCTGCGCCCCATCAAGGCGTTTCTGGCCAGGGCCAAGGAACTGCCCATGCTCAAAGAGCCCGCCGAGAAGATGGAACAGGCCAGGGGCGCGGAGATCGAGGCCCTGGCGCAGATGTTCGAGCACGTCACCCACGTGCTGGGAAGCCTGGACGCCAAGGCGCTTTTTCCCGGCATCATCGGCGAGAGCCGGGCGCTGCGCGGCGTGCTGGCCCAGGTGGCCAAGGTCGCGCCGTCCGAGGCCACGGTGCTGCTCACCGGCGAGTCCGGCACGGGCAAGGACCTCTTCGCCAATACCCTGCACACGCATTCCAAGCGCCGCGACATGCCCTTCGTGGCCGTGAACTGCGCGGCCATCCCGCCGGGCCTCATGGAGAGCGAGCTGTTCGGCCACGAGAAGGGAGCCTTCACCGGGGCCATCGCCGCCAAGAAGGGCAAGTTCGAGCAGGCCAGCGGCGGCACGCTGTTCCTGGACGAAATCGGCGACATGCCCGTGGAGACCCAGGCCAAGATCCTGCGGGCGCTCGAAAACGGCGAGTCCGAACGGGTGGGCGGCGACAAGCTGATCCGCTTCAACGTGCGCCTTGTGGCGGCCACCAACAAGAACCTTCAGGAGATGATCGGGCGCGGCGAGTTCCGCGAAGACCTCTTCCACCGCCTGAACGTCTTCCCGTTGCAGCTGCCGCCGCTTCGCATACGGCCTGAGGACATCCCGCTCCTGGCCAACCATTTCCTGGAGCGCTTCGGGCCGTCGCTGGCCCTCTCCAGCGAGGCCTTGCAGCTGCTCATGGCGCACTCCTGGCCAGGCAACGTGCGTGAACTGCGCAACACCCTGGAGCGCGCGGCGGTGCTGGCCGGAGAGGACGGCGTGGTGCTGCCCGAACATCTTCCGGCCCAGGTCCGGCTGGTGCAGGCCTCGCAGCCCCAGATGCCGGTCATGCCGGAAAGCCGCGCCAAGGACCTGGACGAGAGGCTCCAGGAGATCGAAAAGAGCCTCATCATCGCCGCGCTCATCAAAAGCCACGGCGTGCAGGTACGCGCCGCCGAGATGCTTGGCATAAAAGAGCGCAGCCTGTGGCACCGGGTGAAGAAGTTCGGCCTGGACCCGGCCTCCTACAAGCGCGACTGA